TCTCATCCTGCACGTATTTCCAAAGCTCGGAACTACACCTCTCTCGCGAATCACTGCGCCAATGGTCATCGAATTGCTCCGCCCCTTGGAAGCGAAAGGCAGCTTGGAGACAGTGAAGCGACTGACTCAAAGGCTCAATGAAATCATGATCTATGGCGTGAACTCGGGGGTGATCTTCGCCAATCCTCTCAGCGGCATCCGGGGCGTTTTCAAGAAACCGAAAAAGCAGAACATGGCGGCTCTTCGACCAGAAGAACTGCCAGAACTGATGATTGCAATCGCCAACGCGAGCATCAAAAGGACAACCCGCTGCTTAATCGAATGGCAGCTTCACACCATGACGCGCCCTGCGGAAGCCGCTACAACTTGCTGGGCTGACATCGACCTCGAAAGGAAGATCTGGACAATCCCTGCCGAACGCATGAAAAAGCGACGCCCACACGCCATACCGCTGACCGAGCACGCACTTGCTCTGCTGGAGACCATCAAACCCTATAGCGGCCATCGAGAGTTTGTATTCCCTGCTGACAGAGACCCGCGCACTCACTGCAACAGCCAGACAGCCAATATGGCGCTGAAGCGGATGGGCTTCGAAGGGCGCTTGGTAAGTCATGGCATGCGTTCAATGGCGAGCACCATCCTCAACGAGCACGGCTTTGAGCCTGAATTGATCGAGGTTGCGCTCGCCCACGTCGATAAAGACGAGGTACGCAGTGCCTACAACCGTGCGGACTACATCGACCGCAGACGCCCAATGATGAACTGGTGGAGCGAACACATTCAAGAAGCCGCCACTGGTAGCCTTTCCGTCTCAGCGGTTCAAGCAAGCCGAGGCTAGAAAGCTGTATCGATACGCTAGTCAATCAATACTTAGTCACTGGCCGCAACTTTACAGACAAAGGGGGCGTTTTAACGGGGGACTTAAGCCCTTACCCAACGCGAGATCACCGCGTATACGCGCCCCTAATAGATCGACTGTTCACTGCTGCGGCAGTGCAATTTTGAAATCTAATTTTCAAGAAAATCGGTCGGAACCGGCCTTTTATGATCGGAGATAATCAGCCAATAGTGGCTATTGGCAAACTAGAAAAAACACTTAAAAAGCCAAAAACAACATGAAATAGCAGTCAAAGCTGGTCCCACCTCCTAAAAACGGAGGTGGTTGATTTAAAGCTAGCTTATGAAAGACGGTGTCGCTGGTAGGCCGATTCCAATATAGTGGCGGACTCCACTTGAAGCTCGAAGTAGTAATGCTCCGAATCTTCAAACCAACCTTCTACTTTGTGAGATCTAGCGACTACATATCCAGCCGGATCGATCCAGATGACTGCGCCGTCGGAAAATAACGGTGAGACTGCGACGTGCTTAACTACAAACTGAATCGCCCCGGGTTCTATAGTGACCTTGCAAGCTTATGGCGAAAACAAAGTACTATTTTTCACAGTGATGATTGGCGATAGGTCTATATACTCTCAGGTTGACGCAGTTCTGTGCTTCAAAACGTTAACCCCCCATGCGAAACGCTTCCACAGGGCCGCTAGAGGCACGCCTTGGTTTGGTGAACCTTGCCATAAACTTCTGTAAAACTTCGTACTCAGGCAAACCACCACTAAAGCAGGCCTCTCCTTTCACTAAGATCGGTATATTGTGGTCATGAGGTGAGCACGCATAAAGGAAGAGATTCCTAATATTGAAGCCTTTGAAGCGGTTCACCTGCGAATGCTCCAGTATCAAAACCGAAAGGGGCGCAATAAGAACGTCAAAATTTTTCAATCCATATCGATTTAACAACAATCCCTCTTCAACGTTTGAGGTTGCAGCAACGCAGTAACACCCCATCATGTTAAGCATTTTCTCAATAAGCTGTGCCTGAGCAAATACCGGCTCGATAATCAGCACTCTGGTATGTTTATCAATCATTTCCCTCATCCTGCCCAACGCAATTTTTAGTTGAGGCTCTAATAAATCAGAGGGCTAGACTGTCAACAAAGCAAAGTAATTAAACTGAGACTTGTCTCAAAAGTCGCACTCAAGGGCTACTTTACTAGGCCGAATGGCTAGGAAATACATTAAGCTTTTTTGACCGTTTGCTTGGTGTATTCAACCATGGCCCATCAAATACTTATCGTTGACGATCATCCCACCGTGCGCATGGCGATCGCTCATCTATTGAAAGCAGAAGGTCTGCACGTTGCCGCTCAGACTGACAACGGGGTCGATGCATTGCGCCTGCTGGCAACGCTACAGCCTTGCACAGTGATCCTTGATATCGGAATCCCCGGAATCGATGTTTACACAGTGATCAACCGCATTTTAGCGCGAAAGTGGATGGTCAAAATCATTGTGCTGACGGGACTGGAACCTGGCCATATCGCATCTCGCTGCCTGCAAATGGGAGCTCACGGCTTCGTTAATAAGCAGAGCGATTTGCGCGAGCTGGTAAACGCGGCAAGGGCCGTTAATGCCAACTACAGTTATTTCCCGAGCCAGACTTGTAGCTCGGCGGGTGGTATAACAGGGGGCGAAGAACAGAAAAAACTCGAGACACTGTCAAACCGTGGACTGAGGATTTTACAGCACTTGGCCCAAGGCATGAGCAATAAGGAAATTGCTGACCGTATGTTATTAAGTGGCGAAACAATCAGCACCTATAAAAGGCGCTTACTTCAAAAACCAAATGCAACGTCCACTGTGAAACTCTTTGTTATCGCCAAGCGCAATAATTTGACGTAACCACCTAAAGAATAAAACCTCTTTCAAATGTATTTGCAACTTGAAAAACTCGGTATCCGTGCGGACCCCGAGCTTTCGAAATGCTGCCTGCTTTTGTCCGCTGATGGTCTTGCAACTGCGCAAACATTTGGTAGCAATCTGAGACACCGACATTCCTTCCAAGCAGCAGCGTAGCACCTCGCTTTCCTTCGGAGAGAGTTCAGGGTGGTCTGCCAGTACCTTGTCCCCATCGAAAGACTGATCAATATCCACAGCCTGCGGAGTTGGCAGTTTATCCAGCTCGGCCGCCATGGCCGGCGCCAGATAAATACGCTCGAGCGCCAACATACGGATAGCCCGCAACAATTCGCCTGTTTCCTGGGATTTGCCCACAAAACCGTTGGCACCAGCGCGAATACTCATGCTCACGGTCGCGGGGCGTTCCGATGAAGAGAAAATCACAATCCTTAGATTGGGATAGTGGGCTCGCACCATTTGAATCAGACGCAAGCCATCAAGTTCATTTCAGTCAGTTGGTAATCGACAAATCAGCTTCCTGACCGCGCAGCCCTTCGATTAACGCCCAACTGGTGCAGTAAACGCCGACCAACATGAAGTCAGATACCAGCGACAGCCGAATTTCAAAGCATCTCTAATCAGCGCGTGATCGTCCAAGAGGACAACCGCGCAAAGTGTACACTACACACCATTTCATAGACGACCGCTCTTTTGGCTGGCGGAAATTCCCCGACAAATCTCACGCAAAAATATCTCACAACTTAGCTCAAACTCTTACCCAAATAGAATGCGGATGTGATCCAACCATCAGTGCCAGCCTGAAGTTCGTCCGGACATAAGAGTTTATCGCGATTACTTACGGTTTGAGACAAGTCTCGTTCTCCCAAGTTGACCCGATTGTCAGAATTATCAGACAGATTTCGGCTGATGCACTTGCCGTGAAGCGTGCCATGACTTCTGCAATCTACTCAGGATCCCATTGATGTCTAACAATAGCACTCCTGTCGAATCAGGGAATGACAGCGCAACTGTGCCCACTCCAAAGCTCCAGATCGAAGACACGCTGCTGCAAAGTGTCTCGTGGTTATGCGATTACTATGGTGTGGGCCGTTCACCTGAAGCGCTCACAGCAGGCCTGCCCAAGGTGGGCTTGCTCTCGCCGTCCCTTGCCTTGGCAAGCATGGCTAATGCTGGCTTGTCTGCCGGGTTGGTGGAGCGCCAGGTACGTGCCCTACCTGAGCAACTGCTGCCGATCATTCTGTTGCGACAAGGTCGGGGCGGCTGTGTGTTGGTAGGTAGACGTCTCGATCCAAATGCAGAAGACAAACGCGCCTGCCTTTACCAAGTGATCCTACCAGAAATTAATACTGAGCCCGTTGAGATTCCTCAGGCCGAAATGGATGAGCTGTACGCAGGTTTCGCGATCCTGGCCAAGCGCACCGCAAAAGTCGACACCCGCGCCGGAGAAGAGACTGCACGCCCAGCGGGGCACTGGTTACTGAGTACCCTGTGGCGCTACCGCCGCTACTACCGCAGTGCGGCTATCGGTGCGGTGCTGATCAACGTGCTGGCCCTGGCAAGCATCTTTTTCACCATGAACGTATACGACCGTGTGGTCCCGAACCAGGCATTTGTCACCCTCTGGTCGCTGGCCATCGGTGTTGTGATTGCAATGGTTTTCGAGGCAGTTGCTCGTTATGTACGGGCACACTTGTTGGACCTCGCTGGTAAAAAAGCCGACCTGGTACTGGGTACCATGCTTTTCAGGCAGGCACTTTCAATTCAGATGGAGCACAAGCCAGCTTCCTCCGGATCGTTCGCCAACCAGTTGCGAGAGTTTGAATCGGTACGAGACTTCGCTACTTCCGCCACCCTCGCGGCCATCTCCGATTTGCCTTTTGTGTTGATGTTCGTCGCGGTGATCTTCTTCGTTGGCGGCCCATTGGGTTGGGTCCCCATGCTACTGATCCCACTGATTGTGTTGATTAGTGTGGGTATCCAGTGGCCGCTTGCCCGCACCATGAAAGAAAACCTGCGCGAGTCTTCCCTCAAGCAAGGCGTACTCATCGAGTCGATCGAAGGCCTAGAAACGCTCAAAGCGGTCGGCGGCGAGGCCTACATGCAGCGGCGTTGGGAAACCTTCAGCGCCTTGGCTTCCAGCACTTCAATGAAGTCGCGCCAATTGTCGAGCGCCGCCAATGGCACGGTGGCTTTCTTCCAGCAAGTCCAGACGGTAATGCTGATTGTAATCGGTGTCTATCTGATCGACGCAGGTGACCTCTCCATGGGTGCCCTGATCGCCACCGTAATGCTCGCAGGTCGTGCCACAGCCCCATTGAGCCAAGTGGTAGGGCTGGCCCTGCGTTTTCAGCAGGCCAAAGCGGCCCTGCAATCGTTGAACAAGCTAATGGCAATGCCTGTGGATCGTGATGCGAGCCTTGAATACATCACCAAACCCGCGCTGACAGGTCAACTGACCCTCAAGAACATCGCTTTTGCATACCCGGCACCGCCGATGCAACCCAATCCGCCGGTTTTGCAGGGTATCAACCTGTCGATAAAACCCGGTGAACGCGTGGCAGTTCTCGGGCGTATTGGCAGCGGTAAGTCGACGCTGTTGCGGGTGATGGCGCGTCTGTATTTACCCGTAGGTGGGCAGATGTTCACATATGGCTTGGATGTGAATCAAATTGACCCTGCTGATTGGCGCAAGGCCGTTGGTTATGTAGGCCAGGATGCACGGCTGTTCTACGGCTCCCTGCGTGAAAACGTCATGCTAGGCCGCCCCGAAGCGAGCGCAGAAGAGTTTTTACGCGTGCTGCGTCTGACCGGCCTTGATGAGGTCGCCGCGCGCCACCCCAAAGGCATCAACTTGCCTATCGGTGAGATGGGCGAAGGATTGTCCGGAGGTCAGCGTCAGTTGGTCTCCCTAGCTCGTAGCCTGTTGGCACGCCCATCACTGCTGCTGCTCGACGAGCCCACCAGCGCCATGGACACCCAGACCGAAGCACTGTTTCTGCAGCACCTGCAACGCGCCACTGAAGGCCAGACCCTGGTGGTGGTGACCCATCGCCCATCGTTGCTCGGTTTGGTGGACCGTATCGTTGTGGTGGACGACGGCAAAGTCGTCGCCGATGGCCCCAAAGACACAATCCTCGCAGCCATGAGCGGTAATACCCGCAGCACCGAAGCTTCGGCTTCTGCCAGCGGCCGTGCGGCGCCATCGATGAATGTGAAGTCGACCAACAAACCCCAAGCCAACATGGAGTCGGCTAAATGATCCGTAGATTATTTAACCGCCGCGACCGTGCACCTCTGAGAGCGGGCGACGCGTCTTATATAAACGATATTCAGGAATCACTACTGACTCAGACCACACCCGGGTCGCGCTTGGTATTGCATCTGATTGCAGCCGTATTGGTAGGTGGTTTGGTTTGGGCGCACTTCGCCCGCGTGGAAGAAATTACCCAGGGCGAAGCAAAGGTTATTTCCAAGAGCCGTGAACAAGTCATACAAAGCCTGGAAGGCGGGATCCTGGCGCAGATGAATGTTCGCGAAGGCGACATAGTCAAGAAGGGCGATGTGTTGCTTAAGATCGACGCGACCCGAGCGCAGGCCAGCTACCGCGAAACCCTGTCCAAAGTCATTGGACTTAAGGGCAGCATCACCCGCTTGCGCGCTGAGGCCTACCAGCAACCGTTGGAGTTCGATGAATTAGTGAAAACCGATCCGGCGGTAGTACAGCAGGAGATTCAGGCTTACAACGCACGCAAAAATGCCCTCAATACCAGCATCGACGGCTTGCAACGCAGCTACGACTTGAGCATGCGAGAGATCCAGCTTGCCGAACCATTGGCCGCTAAAGGGCTGATGTCCGAAGTGGAAATCTTGCGTATGCGCCGCCAGGCAAACGAAATCAAGTCGCAGATTGTTGAACGCACCAACCGCTACCAGGCCGAGGCCAACGCCGAGCTGGCCAAATTCGAACTGGAACTTTCGCAAACCAGTGAAAATCTGGTGGGCCGTGCCGACGTAGTGGAGCGCACCACGATCACCGCCCCGGTGCATGGCACGGTCAAGAACGTACGTGTCAATACCCACGGCGGCGTAATCCAACCAGGCGAGCACATTCTGGAAATCGTGCCACTGGAAGATCAGTTGCTGGTGGAAGGCAAGATTCGCCCCTCTGACGTGGCGTTCCTGCACCCCGGGCTTGCGGCCACGGTAAAGATCACCGCCTACGACTACAGCATTTATGGCGGGCTCAAGGGCACCGTCGAACACATTAGCCCGGACACCCTAAAGGATGACCAGAAAGCCGCCGCCGGCCGTGCTGATGACACTTATTACCGTGTGCTGATCCTTACCGACAGCAGCAGCCTTGAGGCGGGCGGAAAACCCCTTCCAATCATCCCAGGAATGGTCGCCACGGTTGAAATCCGTACCGGCGAAAAAACCATTCTCGATTACTTGCTCAAGCCCGTGCTCAAGGCCCGGGAAGCTTTCCGGGAGCGCTAACCATGACGTTTAAATTTGCGGGTGCACAGTCGACACTGGCCGCCCATTTGGCCTCACTGTGTCTCTTTGGCGCGCTGGGGTTCAGCCCTGTTCAGGCAGATAGCCAACCAGACTTGCTTAATTTTCAACCCGTAAAGGCCGAAAAGGCCAAGCCTACAGCGTCGTCGCGCACCGTCTCGGCACCACAGGTTCACAGCGTATCGGCGTTGGCCTATGCGGCGTTACCGGCACGCATGGCAGCCCGCGCCCAGGGAGCACGAATTATTGCCGGGCCGTCTGAGCTGGAACTGCGTGGCATTTTCCGGCACGCAGTGGAAGCGGCAATTGACCGAAGCCCTCAAGTACTACGTTCAAAGGCGGAACAACAGGCTTCGCAATCTGATGTTGATGAAGCCAAGGGGCAACGCTGGCCGCAGATTGACGTAGGTACACAAACCCAGGCAATGCAATTCGGCAAGGGCAAGGACAACGAGCAGGGCAGTGGTGGTCTCAACCTCGCGGTGTCTACCATGGTATACGACTGGGGGCGCCTGGATAACACGATCGAAAGTCGCAAGAAGCTGACAGTTGCCGCGGATGAAAGTCTAGATGCTGAGAGGGAAAACACCGGGTATGAAGTGGTGACTACGCTGATTGAAATAGGTAAGCAGCAGATCGTCGTTGATCTCAGCCAGCAGT
This genomic stretch from Pseudomonas synxantha BG33R harbors:
- a CDS encoding integrase domain-containing protein, yielding MCAQATRLSDRQLKAIKPKDKDYVLSDGDGLQLRVRINGSTLWNFNYRHPVTKNRINMGLGTYPELSLAQARKKTVEARELLAQAIDPKEQRNALTQTKKAATEHTFENVAATWFELKQDVVTPAYAEDIWRSLILHVFPKLGTTPLSRITAPMVIELLRPLEAKGSLETVKRLTQRLNEIMIYGVNSGVIFANPLSGIRGVFKKPKKQNMAALRPEELPELMIAIANASIKRTTRCLIEWQLHTMTRPAEAATTCWADIDLERKIWTIPAERMKKRRPHAIPLTEHALALLETIKPYSGHREFVFPADRDPRTHCNSQTANMALKRMGFEGRLVSHGMRSMASTILNEHGFEPELIEVALAHVDKDEVRSAYNRADYIDRRRPMMNWWSEHIQEAATGSLSVSAVQASRG
- a CDS encoding response regulator transcription factor; this encodes MAHQILIVDDHPTVRMAIAHLLKAEGLHVAAQTDNGVDALRLLATLQPCTVILDIGIPGIDVYTVINRILARKWMVKIIVLTGLEPGHIASRCLQMGAHGFVNKQSDLRELVNAARAVNANYSYFPSQTCSSAGGITGGEEQKKLETLSNRGLRILQHLAQGMSNKEIADRMLLSGETISTYKRRLLQKPNATSTVKLFVIAKRNNLT
- a CDS encoding response regulator transcription factor, with the translated sequence MRLIQMVRAHYPNLRIVIFSSSERPATVSMSIRAGANGFVGKSQETGELLRAIRMLALERIYLAPAMAAELDKLPTPQAVDIDQSFDGDKVLADHPELSPKESEVLRCCLEGMSVSQIATKCLRSCKTISGQKQAAFRKLGVRTDTEFFKLQIHLKEVLFFRWLRQIIALGDNKEFHSGRCIWFLK
- a CDS encoding type I secretion system permease/ATPase, producing MSNNSTPVESGNDSATVPTPKLQIEDTLLQSVSWLCDYYGVGRSPEALTAGLPKVGLLSPSLALASMANAGLSAGLVERQVRALPEQLLPIILLRQGRGGCVLVGRRLDPNAEDKRACLYQVILPEINTEPVEIPQAEMDELYAGFAILAKRTAKVDTRAGEETARPAGHWLLSTLWRYRRYYRSAAIGAVLINVLALASIFFTMNVYDRVVPNQAFVTLWSLAIGVVIAMVFEAVARYVRAHLLDLAGKKADLVLGTMLFRQALSIQMEHKPASSGSFANQLREFESVRDFATSATLAAISDLPFVLMFVAVIFFVGGPLGWVPMLLIPLIVLISVGIQWPLARTMKENLRESSLKQGVLIESIEGLETLKAVGGEAYMQRRWETFSALASSTSMKSRQLSSAANGTVAFFQQVQTVMLIVIGVYLIDAGDLSMGALIATVMLAGRATAPLSQVVGLALRFQQAKAALQSLNKLMAMPVDRDASLEYITKPALTGQLTLKNIAFAYPAPPMQPNPPVLQGINLSIKPGERVAVLGRIGSGKSTLLRVMARLYLPVGGQMFTYGLDVNQIDPADWRKAVGYVGQDARLFYGSLRENVMLGRPEASAEEFLRVLRLTGLDEVAARHPKGINLPIGEMGEGLSGGQRQLVSLARSLLARPSLLLLDEPTSAMDTQTEALFLQHLQRATEGQTLVVVTHRPSLLGLVDRIVVVDDGKVVADGPKDTILAAMSGNTRSTEASASASGRAAPSMNVKSTNKPQANMESAK
- a CDS encoding HlyD family type I secretion periplasmic adaptor subunit → MIRRLFNRRDRAPLRAGDASYINDIQESLLTQTTPGSRLVLHLIAAVLVGGLVWAHFARVEEITQGEAKVISKSREQVIQSLEGGILAQMNVREGDIVKKGDVLLKIDATRAQASYRETLSKVIGLKGSITRLRAEAYQQPLEFDELVKTDPAVVQQEIQAYNARKNALNTSIDGLQRSYDLSMREIQLAEPLAAKGLMSEVEILRMRRQANEIKSQIVERTNRYQAEANAELAKFELELSQTSENLVGRADVVERTTITAPVHGTVKNVRVNTHGGVIQPGEHILEIVPLEDQLLVEGKIRPSDVAFLHPGLAATVKITAYDYSIYGGLKGTVEHISPDTLKDDQKAAAGRADDTYYRVLILTDSSSLEAGGKPLPIIPGMVATVEIRTGEKTILDYLLKPVLKAREAFRER